The DNA window GCTTGGTAAATGTCAGTTTCATTGTTGCGCCGGTAGTTGATAAAAGATTCTCAGGTTCCAGATTAACTATCTTCCCCAGCCTTTAAAAAAGCACTTAGAGATTTCCTACTGGGAAGCTCCCCACAACCTAGCAGGAGTGCTTTTAAGGAAAAAGCGCTCGCCCTgatggtgtggctcggtgggttgcgAATCATCCCGCCAgccaagaggtcaccagttcaattcctggttagggcacatggttGGGTTGTGGgtcgggtccctggttgggggggcatgtgagaggcaactgatccagatccatgtttctcttgcatatcgatgtttctctccctctctttccccctccctttccctctctctaaaatttttaaacaaaggtaGCGGGGGAAGAGCTCACCTTGCAGAGCCTGGAGTCCATTGGCCATCCAGTCTATGTTCCCATTCACCAGGGCAGTCACCCTGTGGATGTGGACGTGCTTGGGTATTTCTTTTGGCAATTCCTCCCTGTCAgctgctgcttcctcctcctcatcatcatccTCCTCATCGTCGTCCTCCTCCTGTCCAGCAGCAtattcttcctcctccacctcttcgTCTTCCTCATCCACCAAAACCATGACATCAGCCATGTCTTGTCCCCTAATTGCCAATGGGGGGGAAATAGTCAGGAAAATGCCCCATTTTCGCCAACACGGGCCCTGGTGGAATGGGAAACGCTAGGCCCTCTGCAACCCCTCTGATAACACGGAACACTCTTCCTGCATTCAACTTGGCTAAGTCATGAGGTGGCAGTGTGACTGTCATCTCTCGAAGAGACACAGCCACAGATTGCTACAGATAATCTTATCTTCTTCTGGGTGAGTTTTATTCTTGTCCTGCTCCTCCGGAGGGTGACCTCATTGTCCCAGGCAGCTAACATCTTAGTCCCCCTCACAGCACGTACACAAagctgttccttttctgaaatgCCCTTATCTCTGCTCCACTAACAgaaatttctcctcctcctcattattCAAGGCCCAAAGTCCTCTCCTGCCCCCCGAAGCCCTGAACTTCCGTTGCCTTTGCAGTCCATGCCCAGCTGTTTAGCACTGAATTGCTCTGAACTCATTGCTGGTTTTGTCTTCCCAGTCAGACCGTACATTTCTGGAGGAAACAGGAACACATAGCACAGGCCAGTCACAGCCCTGGGGGCTTTACATTCTCATTGCATCCTCACAGTCTCCTTCTGAGAAAGATGAGGAGGAGAGACAAAGGCTCCGAGAAGGTCAGGGATCTTCCATGAGCAAAGGGCTTGGGAAAGGCAGAGTTGCAACCCAGGTCCACTATTTCCAAAGCCTTTTCCCACTATGCCTCACTGCTACCTCCTGGGAGAAATACACCTGGGAAATGACAGACTCACCGGGAGAATGGCCCTCAGGCATGTGGCAGCAAAGGTAGCACTGTTCCCATGGGGAAAAAAGTCCCAAAACAATCATATCCCCTCATTATGAGTGGTGGTCTGAGAACAGTCATATCCCACGGTTACTAAtaggtaaagaaaaacaaagaagagatcTTTGCTCCCACTCAGAATCTCCTTATGGAATAAAACACCCAAGTTCCGTTTAGTTACTTTGCCCCTACTGAGGTTTCCTACTGAGGACTTCAAGACATGCTCCAACTAGTTTTCCCAAACATGCTGTAAGACTATGACTTCTTCCTTTTAGCTCTTTTTAGAAAATTGggtaaaataaatgcatgaataactGGGCTATATGCTTCAATGACAGCCCAGCTATGTGCCCCACCCAGAGGTCTAGCACTCATTGTAAAAAGCACATGGACTTTGGAAGCAGTCAGACCTAGGTCTCAGTGCAAGCACTGCCATTTACTTCCTGGGTGGGGCTGCGGAAATTACTTTACTGAGCCTCCATCTCCCTGAAAATGCAGATTTTAGGAGTTTATAATGATAATGCCTAATAAAGcccccagcccagtgctgggTGGTCCTCAAGGGTAGTTGCTATTATTGTTCTtatgaaaggaaacaaaacagcAGTGAAAATAGATCATGGAAAAAGTGTTTTGACTTGAGTCTAGGGAACACTCACCTGATAGTGTTTCCTactaaagagagaaagaaaaaaaaattagtatcaaATAACGTCAACTTCACCCTCACAAAAGTTTTTAATCGATCTGACATCTACAAAGGAAAGGACAATGAGAAAACTGACCCAACATGAGAGGTGACAGGGTGCTCTGGAATGGTACTTAGGGGCTTCATTATTGCACatctggacccaaggaagaagcCTACAGAAGGGGACTTCGGATGGGAGCATAACAGGGGCCTCCTTCCCCCAACCACACCCTTGCAAAGAGCCTGAAAGAGACGCCAAAGGACCCCAGAAGTCCTTACGTTTCCAGCAGAGCACAGGGCTGTAATACAACATAAGCCCTGAGATAATGGCCACTCCCAGCAGAAGGAGGCTCACGATGGTTCCCACAATTCCCACGATGTTTAAAGGTTCTGCAAAGACAATCACATGGTTGACTATtccacctgcacacacacagctatGAGAGTAatacctccccctgcccccggggGCCTTATCTTGGTTTCATGATGTTGGGCAAGGCATCTGACCTCTCTGTGAAGCAGGATAAATACCTCATCTCCCTACCTGGAACAGTTAGTTGGTGGGAATCAAGTAAAGCATGTGATGAAAAAGAACAGTGGAAAGTTGAAATCTCTGTGTGTCCACCACATATCACAGTGTTTATAAGGTCACAGTAAGTAAGAGCATTGGTGTCTCAATAAACagtgatcaatggaacagaacggagaACCCAGTAACGGGCCCATACATAAAAGGAAACTTGATATATGACAGATTAGTGAGTCAAGAGAGGAAGTACTTGTGAAATGGTGCTAGAATAAATGGTTATCCAatttgggggggcggggtgggaatTTGATCCTGACCtcacaccattcacaaaaatcaactctCGATGGATTAAAGATTTAGTTGTGAAAGGCCAAACATCAAAACATTTAATATCTTTGTGAATGTGGGACAGTGAAGGATTTTTAAGGCAAAAGTTGCTAATGATATAAGAAGAAATTCATAAAATCAAGTACATTAAAGTAAGACTGGTTGCTAATTAAAGGATaacaaaaagaaagtgaaaaagacaaaCAAGGAACTGAAAGAAGATACTTGCAACATAAAACTAATAGGGAATCCATATGCAGAATTTCTAAAGAATGCTTACACATCTATAAGGAAGAATAAGATATCAAAAGATACAAGTATGTACGATTCTCACTGAAGAAATACAAACAgcaaataaacatgaaataatgCTCAGCCTTCCGAGTAATCAGAGAAAtccaaatcagaaccacaatgaggttccatttTCCATCAAATCATAAAGCCTGCTGGTGAAGAAGTGGAACAATGGCACTCCTATAATGCTGTTACAAATGGAAATCGATACAATCACTCCGTTAGATAGTTTGGTTATCCCACAAGGGTACAAATGCACACCACCTGCGACACGTCGTTTCTACTCCTTGTACATATCCCAAGAGAAACATCTGCCGGGGGACCTTGTGTGTACGTACACACAGAGGGGTTGGGTAAGGCATTTTCACAGCAACACTGTTTgttcatcaaaacaaaaacaaagcaatcaGAGGCCATCTATCAGCAGGAAAACCAGTAGCTTGGTTGTGTAACAGTGAGTGACACAAAGGACAGTTATACAGTGGTGAAGAGGTACGAAGTGCAATTGCACACATCGGCATGACTAACTCCAAGAAACAAAATGTGGAGTGAAAGAGGCGAGTCTCAAAAGACTACATTTGTATGGTACCCACCATTTTTTGAaactcagaaacagaaataaagaacaacgtATTATTTCAATGTGTACATATGTagcgattttttttttcttaactaaaaCATGAAGTTCGGGATAGCGGTTACCGTTTTTTAGGAGACTAAAAAGGCGCCTACAGGTAGAGTTACAAGATAAAATGCAGGATACCCAGTTAGATCTGGAGTTTGATAAAGCAACAGTTTTTTAGAGTAAGTATGCCTtgtgcaatatttgggacatacttacactGCTTAagattattctttgtttttctgagatGCAAATTTGAGTGGGTCTCCCATTTTATTAGTTCTGAGGTTGTTTTCTAAATCTGGCCAAATACCTACAGGGAACGTTAGCAATGGTGGCCCTGTTCTGTATCTTAAGTGTGACGTCGTTTCGTAGGTGTTCATTTTGCTATTATGCTTTACAACTTACAttatactgttttaatttttatatattttgtatttatctatgttttacatatatagaTTGATATTCTCTAGTATATAACAGATATTAAGTAGTTTTTATCCCTATGCAAATATTAACGATTTAGGACTAGACATTAATTTTTCCCACCCAAATATTAATGATTTAGGACTAGACATTAATTTTTCCCACCCATCTTGTCAAGCCACAAGCAAGCAGATGTGCCCTCTCCCACGTGCAGGGAAGCACTAAGCGTCCCCATGCTGGTACCATGTCCTATGAAGCTCTCAAACCTCCTCACCAGGGGCCACTTGTGTCACTCACCTTTGACGCTCAGCCAGATGTCCACTTCCCTCACCCCCACGGGGTTCTCAGCCCGGCAGACATAGTAGCCCTCATCCCGGTCCTGGGAGCAGTTCTGGATGGTCAGAGTGGAGCTCGGGCCATTCTGGGTGATGCGATAGTGGCTGTTGGGCTGGATGACCACCTCGGGCTGGGTGAGGTTCCTCAGCCACAGGATCTTTGCAGAAGGGTAAGCTCCAGACACGTGGCAGGTGAGTGTCACATTGCTCCCCACGAAGCAAGTCCTCATGGgctcagagagaagggaggggctccCTGGTGATCAGAAGaaagtaaaagacaaatgctTGTGAAGACTGAAGCCCTGGCCTAAGGTTTTCAGAAATATTATTCCCTTCCTAATGAAGCAACTCCAGGAATTCCTGCCCCACACCTGGTCTTACATAACAATGAAAGCTACCACTTACTGAGTGCTGACTATGGGCTAGGCACTGTTATACACATTAACCCAATCGGTTCTCACAATAAGCCTGTCATTacttccattttgctgatgagaaAGTTAAagcaacttgctcaaagtcacacaactaaATAAATGATGCAGCTGGGATGTAGGGAGACCAACTGTCCTGGTTTGCCAAAGACTGAGGGGCTTCCTGGGACATGGGGCTTTCAGTGCTGAAATGGGGAAAGTCTCGGGCCAGCCAAGGTCATCTGGTTACCCTATGTAAAACTGGAGCCCAAACGATCGAGCTTTTGTAGATCACAATCCCTACTTCTATACTACAGGCTTCTATGTATAATAGCCACATTGATGATGTTTCAAAAATGGGCCTGATGAGGGTGTTCAAGGGGACAATAAGGCAGCTGCATTAGTgtcctattgctgctataacaaattgctacaaacttagtggcttaaaacaacagaactaTCCTTTTCTAGTTCTGGAGGTCCAAAGTCCATAATGATCTTGGGCTAAGTTCAAGGTACTGGCAAGCTGAGCTggttcctcctggaggctctaggggagatcCGTTTCCTTGGGTTTCCACCTTCCTGAAGAACTGCATTCCTTGGCTGGTGGCCCCATCTTTGCATCCCTCCAACCTTTCGCAACCGTTTTCACATCACTCACTGCTGAGTTTGACCCTCCAGCCTCCCTTTTATAAGGATTCTTGTAATGACATTGGGCCAGATAATCCAAGATAACCTCCCCATCTCAAAACCCTGAATcgcatctgcaaagtccctttggcCGTGGAAGGTAACATATTTACAAGGTCTACAATTAGGAAATGGGCATCTTTGGGgggaccattattctgcctaccacagcgCTCTCCTAGAAATGCATAGGGTGTCCCCGTGGCCTTGAGGTCTGACTGAGCAGGACCTGATGGCCTTGAGGTCTGACTGAGCAGGACCTGAGGAGCTGTGAGGTTGGCCTTTCTTTGCACAAGAAGCCTTTTCCCAACGTGCACACCGTCCTGGGAAGGTTAACAAATTCATCCTGAGGGTTATTAAGACCATACTTTCAGCAGCGGAGGAATACTGAGTGGTATATTTGGTTCCCGCACGGGAGAGTGAAACTACACCCTTCACCTTGGCAGTTGTTCCAAGAGAGAATCTAGGGTTTCATTGCTGGCATCCTGGGCAGAcggaagagggaagggggcaaaggagaaGGGGTGGAACAGACCAAAGCCTCTCTCTCTAGGTCAGGTCAACAAAAGAGAATCCCCCAAACCTAGGTTTTCTCAGGACACACACGTGGCACCCCTTCTTGGATCCACTGTCAGGTTCCCCTCCAACGGCACTAAATTGTACCTTCTCACGTCCGTGGTTAACCCGCATTGCCTTCggagtcacacagccagcagcaGTGACAAGCCTCAGTATGTTTCTGTTTCGCAGCCCCCAAAGCAGTTTGAAAGATGGTCCCCTCATCCTTTATTAGAAGCGAAACAATCTGGCCAGCACCCCCGACCCCCAAACAAAGATAATACACACAAACGCCCTTTTGACAAGCACAGCATTTGCCCCTCAAATAGCTGAGTCGCCCACCCAGCTGATGTGGCATCTACAAAACAAAGAACTTTGCTTAAGAAGACGTTGTGTGCAAGGGTGGGTTCAGGGattggggtggtggggtgggggatgcagaGCCCTCAGAGATCTGCCAGAGATGGACCATACACGGGGGCCTTGGTATACTGGGCTGGCTAATGCTGCAGCTTATCATGAATTGAGTTGGTTTCCTCCATTTAAGGGTCTACCTGTCATTTAAGGAGAGATCTGAGCAACAGGAATCCCCAAAAGTATCATTTTTCATCATTGTAGGGGTTCTGCTGTTCTGCGCCCCTCTGGCAGACATCGACACTAACTTTCAATGACTTAATAGTCCTCCCAAGTGAAATAATGATCCAGAGACCCTCTCCTCCAAGggccttgctactcaaagtgtggtctgtggaccagcagcatcagcacttCCTGGGCACTGGTGAGAAGTGCACAGCCCGCCTGAAGCCCAGAGCATCAGAGTGCGCACATTCACCAGGCCCGCAGGTGACCTGCATGCACACCAGGGACTGAGAAGCGCTGGGCTGGAGTGCCCATGAGAGAAGAGGGGAAACTGGACCATGTCAGAGTGGAGAAGGTTCCAGGCTCTTGTGCCTGCTGCCTGCGCTCCTGGCATTAGGAAAACTTCCAGCCAGCTCCCTTCTCCAGAAATATTTCCTAAGCCTGagcacatacagggtggggcaaaactaggtttacaagAACACACTCTGTTtcttgtactcacaactgtaaacctacttttgcccaccctgtttTTAGATTCAAATTACAGGCTGAGTCTTAGGGGCCACAGGAATGACTTAGATAAAATCTGCAAATAAAATTGGAAAgacggccctggctgggtggctcagttggttggagcctcatcccgTACACCAGAAGACTGCAGGtctgatttccagtcagggcacatacctagggcaTATACAAAAGgaaaccgattaatgtttctctctccctctccgcagtccccccacccccactctttccctctaaaatcaataaacatatccttggatgagcataaaaaacaatggaaagggtaggggaaaaataacacaaaatgtcAGCTGCTTCTGCCACTGCCACCGTTTCAGCATCCGTCCATCATATGTTCACGTTCTGGGACTTACTGTCCTTAACACACTTCAGGAGTCTGCACCATATACCGCTCAAAATGTGTGTGCTCCTTCCCAATTGCACGAGTCAGGGATAGTCCGTGGCCTCTGTTTCCCATCCATTAAATGGAGCATTAGGTGGTTGAATAGCatcctccccaaattcatgtcctCCTGGAACCCCAGACTACAGCCTTCACTGGAGATAAGGTCTTTGCAAATGTAGTTAACTAGTTCAGAATCTCCAGATGAAATCATCTCGGATTTAGGGTGGGCCTACATGCAATGACTGGTGTCTCACAAgaggagaggaacagagagagagacacagaggaaaaggccacatgaagacagaggcagaggtcgGAGTGACGCAGCCACAAGGCAAGGAATGCCTGGAGCCATCAGAAACTGGGAGAGGCCAGAAAGAACTCTCCTCTGGAGTCTTCGTCAGAAGCCTGGCCCTGCTAACACTtttatttcagacttctggcctccagaaacatgataaaataaatttctgttgttttaagccactaaatgtgtggtactttgttatggcaaccccAGGACACAAGTACATGCCGTAATACAAGCTTTTGGCTTTTAGGGTTTTTATGAGGACCGAACACACTATACGAGGAGTACACGTAGCACAGCACCTTGCACACAGTGTGCACTCGATAAGTGCTCATGTCACTAATACCGCAACATTGCCACTGCCCTGTTTCACATTTACCAGACCTCTCTCTCTACTTTAAGCCCTTCAATGGCAACGATTCCGTACGCCTCTGCAGGGCCTGACAGCGTGCTGAGCACCTAACTCCTGCACAGAAAGATTTGCTGGGTTAGCTGTGGAGGGAGATCCCAAAGGAGGCGGCAGCTCCAGGGGAGTCAGGGGCTCTGCTGTCAGACCAACCTGGACTGAGTGAGGGCTCAGGCACTCACAGGCTAGGGGAGCTTGGGTGAGTGCACACAATGTCTTCCTCTGCAACTTACGAGTCAGCCTGTCTAATGTTCAGGCTATCGTGAGGATTGCAAATAACATGTTAACAATCAGGAAACAGGAAAAGACCTTCTGAGCACAGAAACCTGTAAGAGTAAGAACGACGGAGGTGACCCCTTCAAAATCAGAAACTGCTCATCACAGAAGCCACGAATGTCCGTTAGGAGTAAATGTACCAGAAGAATATCCGTGACATGCACAGACAGTTCTACGAAATTGACTAACACAGTTACTATGCTCTTATGAAATAAGAAGAAGAGACGGAACATctcaatagaaaaatggacaaaatgtgAACAGCTAATTCACTGTTGATGTATAGCgagccaataaacatgaaaattatcAACCCTGCTAGTGATCAGAGAAACCCAGATTAATCAGTGATGCTATGTCTTCACTAGCAAATAGGGAAAATGTAAAAGCTCTATGACAGCACTTAACATCAGGAGAATTGGGGGGAGGTGAGAACTCTCACAGTCTTTCTAGAGAGAGTGACTGCCGAGGCAcgcagggtttctttttggggtgatggacgtgttctggaattagacagtGGTGTCCGCGTTgtgaatatacttttaaaaacccactgaattatacattttaaaataatgaaggttatgttatgtaaattatatctcatttttaaaactttgcaaaAAACCACCTGGGCCAATTTGGCCCATGGGACATAGTTTGCTGATTCCTGCTCTTGCCTAGAAAGCAAGTCTTGATCTGTTCTGTTGCCCAAGGCCAAGTTCAGTACATGACACAGAGGGGACCCCTGGGGCATGTTCGCTGACTACCACTGAATGTCACTTGACTAGGAAAACAAGCACCTCCTGACACAGCCAGGCTCACTTCTCAGCACGTCGGCTCTGTGTTCTGCAGCTCTGAAGATGGTCCTGATAAACTATGAGGAAAATGTCACCATGACCAACAAAACCCAACATAGTCTGGTCCTTGCTTACcccttgtattagtttcctgggctgttgtaacaaagtaccacccACTGCGTGGCataaacaacagatatttttattcttccacAGTTCAGaaagtcagaagtccaaaatcgaGGCATCAACAAGCTTGATTCCTGGTAGAGGCCCTGAAGGAGAAACTGCCCCACGCCTCTCtctcagcttctagaggctgccaaCAATCACTGGCAGTCCTTGGGTGTGGCTGCATCCCTGTGatctctgcctgcctccaccatcacttggcattctccctgtgtgtctgcgTCCACACTTTCATCCTCTTATAAAGATACCAGTCACTGGAACAGGGCCCACCCTAACCCAGTATGAGCTCACCTTTCCATAAtcccatctgcaaagacccttattccaaatacagtcacatccaTAGGTACCAGGGTTAGGACCTGAACATGTCTTTTGGGGAGACCAAATTCAACCTACCACATTCACCTAGCCTCACTGATAGCTCAAGCACAATGCTCTGGCTGTACTGATCTTTTTGTTCCTCAAATGCCAAGTATGTTTCCACCACAGGACTTTTGCATTTGCTGTCCTCTCTGCCACTAATACTCAGCTCACAGGTCTTCACCTGATCAACTCCTTCTCATCCTTGAGGTCTCAGTTCAAGGGCGGGGCAAGAGTAGGCCTCTAGCTtttggtatggaaaataatacaataattaatacataataatataagaataaactccgtGTATggagtactcacaactgtaagcctacttttgtcccacctgtATTACTGCCACAAGGAcccccctgccaccctccctctAACAGACCCTCTTACCCACACCATTTTATTCTCCCCGGAATTATTCTTACTACCCGaatcttacttatttttgtattttctgtcttCCCACCTCCACTCCACCCAGAAGAATTCAATTTCTATGAAAGAGGAATAGTGATGGTTTCAAAAATATGTCCAGAAATTCTTTGACATTCCTGTCTTCAATACGTGGTGcctgaaaaaaatgtgttttaagggGTGGCTAATTCTCCCCATTCCCCTTGAAAGTGAAGCCAGACTGAGTGACTCACTTCTGATGACTAGAAGGGAGCAGCAGGGATGTCATGTGACTTTGGAGGCTGGGTCATAGAAAGGACAGCATCTACCTGGCTTCCTCCCTCTTGCATCACttgctctgggggaagccagccgCCATGTGGCGAGGACGCGAAGGAGCCCTGTGGAGAGTCCGGCCTGGAGAGGAAGCTACTTGCCAGGTGCAACAGTGAGCACCTTGGAAATGAATCCTGCAGAGAGTGCAGCCCTCCCGGCCGGGTCTTGCAGCTAAGACCCCAGGCATCATGAAACCAGCACAAACCACCCCACTGCGCCCTGTCTATTCAATTCCTGGCCCGCAGAAATTGTGAGGTAATAAGTGATTTCTTGTTTTAAGTCATTAAGTATAGGGGGTAATTTGCTACATAACAGGAAATAACTAATAAAAGAACCTTGTGTGTCTTGTTTGCTCCACCTCCAGCACCTAGACCCTGTGCCTGGTGCACAGCAGGTGCTTAATTAGTATTTGtcaagtgagccctggctggtgtggcccagtggactgagtggtggcctgcgaaccaaaaggtcactggtttgattcccatcagggcatgtgcctgggttgtggaccagtccctggttagggcatgtgagaggcaaccgatcaaagtttctctcacccatcgatgtttctctccctctctttttccctactttcccctctctctaaaaataaataaataaaatatttaggaaaaataattgaaaaaagctTGGACTAGGACCAAGCAGCTTGGTTCGGTATCTTCAAAGTTGGAAAGGAAGGACACATACAgcgaaagagaggaaggaaaggaaaggaatttggTTCATTCTAACATCCTTCTATTTCTTTCCCAGACCTTCTTTCAAATGGTTCTCCCAGAAGACAGTGaatagccccaaccccaggaCGAGGCGAGCCAGACTCACGGATCTGTAACACACAGCTGGCTCCCAACTCCGGCCCCACTATGTGGCTTCCAACACACTTGAACTTCTTGCCATCTGACAGCTGGGACCGGTTCAGCATCTCCACTCCCAACTCTGACGTCCCCACGACCACACCTCCTGGCTCTTCTGTCCACAGTAAGTGAGGGTCTGGGTATCCCCCGTCCCAGCGACAGGTGAGCTGCAGCATGGACAATCCTGGTGACGTCTCTGCCCAGCACTCAAGGTCGGACGGAGGGGGCGCTGCCAAACACCAGAGGAAAACAGGGGCTTAAGCACAGATCTAAGGACTGCAGGACCAGGAGATCAGAGAAACCTCCACCCCAGGTCCTGTACCTCGAAATAGTTCCCAGCACAAAGCACTGCCTGACAACAGTCAGgcttcctctgctgggtgttcgGTCTCCAAGGGCATGGGCCTGATTTATCTTTGTACTAACTGTGTGTGACTATTTAAGtataaattgataaaataaaataaaatgactgatttAGTTCCTACATCAATCACACTacccacatttcaagtgctcagtaaccACGTGTTGGTGGTTACTGTATTCAACTACCCAGAAGAAGGCATTTCCATCACCACACAAAGTCCTACGGGACAGTTCTGAGCCCTAGAGGGCGTGACAGGTGGGACTTACTCACGCCCACCTGTACTACTCTCACATGTATTTCCCTTTTACTATGTCCATGTATtactaaaaacacaaaattttatttatttttattttttaaattcttttttaaagattttatttatttattttttagagaggggggagggagaaagagagggagagaaacatcaatgtgtggttgcctctcatgcaccccccataggga is part of the Desmodus rotundus isolate HL8 chromosome 7, HLdesRot8A.1, whole genome shotgun sequence genome and encodes:
- the VSIG10 gene encoding V-set and immunoglobulin domain-containing protein 10, whose protein sequence is MAVRVLEPRVLLCLAALLARWVAAGLEAVAVGEAQENITLHCGHVAGTRGLVTWYRNDSEPVFLLSSNSSLLPADPRFSLVNASSLHIEALSLQDEGNYTCWEVLNKTRWFQVWLQVASGPYEIEVNISTTGTLPNGTLYAAKGSQVDFSCTSSSRPPPMVEWWFRAPDSRTEPFGNNLTVSCFTLLLMSQNLQGNYTCLAMNMLSRRHRKVTTELLVYSPPPSDLECWAETSPGLSMLQLTCRWDGGYPDPHLLWTEEPGGVVVGTSELGVEMLNRSQLSDGKKFKCVGSHIVGPELGASCVLQIRSPSLLSEPMRTCFVGSNVTLTCHVSGAYPSAKILWLRNLTQPEVVIQPNSHYRITQNGPSSTLTIQNCSQDRDEGYYVCRAENPVGVREVDIWLSVKEPLNIVGIVGTIVSLLLLGVAIISGLMLYYSPVLCWKLGNTIRGQDMADVMVLVDEEDEEVEEEEYAAGQEEDDDEEDDDEEEEAAADREELPKEIPKHVHIHRVTALVNGNIDWMANGLQALQDDSGEQQSDILQEDDRPV